In Massilia forsythiae, one DNA window encodes the following:
- a CDS encoding AI-2E family transporter produces MLGLDLRTARVVWTASFMLLLMYAAYVARGTLLVVVFAVFFSYLMYPLIGLLERTLPKKVPQTVSIALGFAIVISVIAIASALLGPRIVDQATHLGQKIPELVKDPNALNKVPLPRFLESFRPRIIGFLQEQFQEGSGTVVPIAKRVGTTVLYAASNLIYLVLVPILSFLLIKEGPGMRTTVLGWMTPRYAALWGKITNDLSFTLSKYVRALLLLSLSTLVAYGTAFSLMGVSYALVLAAVAAVLEFIPFVGPLVALVGSVAIAAVTGFDSLLLLSGFIVGYRVFQDYVLNPYLMSEGVEVSPLLVIVGLLVGDEIGGVAGIFLSVPLMAAVKIIVGHAWAAHRASARGLGPGSTSVDVGEQHAMPAETRVVERKG; encoded by the coding sequence ATGCTTGGTCTCGACTTGCGCACCGCCCGTGTGGTGTGGACCGCGTCGTTCATGTTGTTGCTGATGTATGCCGCGTACGTCGCGCGCGGTACCCTGCTGGTGGTCGTGTTCGCGGTCTTTTTCAGCTACCTGATGTATCCGCTGATCGGCCTGCTGGAACGCACGCTGCCGAAAAAAGTGCCGCAGACCGTGTCGATCGCCCTGGGGTTCGCCATCGTCATCAGCGTGATCGCCATCGCCAGCGCCCTGCTCGGTCCGCGCATCGTCGACCAAGCCACCCACCTCGGCCAGAAGATTCCCGAACTGGTGAAAGACCCGAATGCACTCAACAAGGTCCCGTTGCCGCGCTTCCTGGAATCGTTTCGCCCCCGGATCATCGGCTTTTTGCAGGAACAGTTCCAGGAAGGCTCGGGCACGGTGGTGCCGATCGCCAAGCGCGTCGGCACCACCGTGCTGTACGCGGCCAGCAACCTGATCTATCTGGTGCTGGTGCCGATCCTGAGCTTCCTGCTGATCAAGGAAGGACCGGGCATGCGCACGACGGTCCTGGGCTGGATGACGCCGCGGTATGCGGCGCTGTGGGGCAAGATCACCAACGACCTCAGCTTCACGCTGTCGAAATACGTGCGCGCGCTGCTGCTGCTGTCGCTGTCGACCCTGGTGGCCTACGGCACTGCCTTTTCCCTGATGGGCGTGTCGTATGCACTGGTGCTCGCCGCCGTGGCGGCGGTGCTGGAATTCATCCCCTTCGTGGGACCGCTCGTCGCGCTGGTCGGCAGCGTCGCCATCGCGGCGGTGACCGGCTTCGACAGTCTGCTGTTGCTGTCCGGCTTCATCGTCGGCTACCGCGTGTTCCAGGATTACGTGCTGAATCCCTACCTGATGAGCGAGGGCGTCGAGGTCTCGCCGCTGCTGGTCATCGTCGGTTTGCTGGTCGGGGATGAGATCGGCGGCGTCGCCGGGATTTTCCTGTCGGTGCCCTTGATGGCGGCGGTCAAGATCATCGTCGGACATGCGTGGGCGGCGCACCGCGCGTCGGCCAGGGGGCTTGGACCGGGAAGCACATCGGTGGACGTCGGGGAGCAGCACGCGATGCCGGCTGAGACGCGGGTTGTCGAACGAAAGGGTTAG
- a CDS encoding cytochrome ubiquinol oxidase subunit I — protein sequence MFGLEALDLARIQFAFTMSFHILFPAITIGLASYLAVLELCWLKTRRQVFVDLYHFWLRIFAVNFGMGVVSGIVMAYQFGTNWSFFSEYAGSITGPLLAYEVLTAFFLEAGFLGVMLFGWTKVGPGLHFLATCMVALGTLISTTWILGANSWMQTPQGYAIEAGRMVPVDWLAIVFNPSFPYRLAHMAIAAFLSTALFVGASAAWHLLRGRDAPAVRTMFSMAMWMVLAVAPVQALVGDMHGLNTLQHQPAKIAAMEGHWQNEGDAPLPLLLFGIPSMRDEETKYAVGIPRVGSWILTHTWGGQIKGLKAFPRQDRPNSLIVFWSFRAMVGLGLLMIALGLWGAWSRWKGRLYSSRPFLRMAMWMGPAGLLAVLAGWITTEVGRQPWVVYGVLRTADAVSKHGAAPLALTLGLFVVAYVFVFGVGIAYVLRLVRKGPQAFDLKRAAQGGPGRKKTPARPLSVAERGAAGKGGADDDVGDDSGDGSGKGGKE from the coding sequence ATGTTCGGCTTGGAAGCTTTGGACCTGGCGCGCATCCAGTTCGCATTCACGATGTCGTTCCACATCCTGTTCCCGGCCATCACCATCGGCCTGGCCAGCTACCTGGCCGTGCTCGAACTGTGCTGGCTCAAGACCAGGCGCCAGGTGTTCGTCGACCTGTACCACTTCTGGCTGCGCATCTTCGCGGTCAACTTCGGCATGGGCGTGGTGTCGGGCATCGTCATGGCCTACCAGTTCGGCACCAACTGGAGTTTTTTTTCCGAATACGCCGGCAGCATCACCGGGCCGCTGCTGGCCTACGAGGTATTGACCGCGTTCTTCCTGGAAGCCGGTTTCCTCGGCGTGATGCTGTTCGGCTGGACCAAGGTCGGCCCCGGCCTGCACTTCCTGGCCACCTGCATGGTGGCGCTCGGCACGCTGATCTCGACCACCTGGATCCTCGGCGCCAACAGCTGGATGCAGACGCCGCAGGGCTACGCCATCGAGGCCGGGCGCATGGTGCCGGTGGACTGGCTGGCCATCGTCTTCAACCCGTCGTTCCCGTACCGCCTGGCGCACATGGCGATCGCCGCCTTTCTTTCCACCGCGCTGTTCGTCGGCGCCTCCGCGGCATGGCACCTGCTGCGCGGGCGCGACGCGCCGGCGGTGCGCACCATGTTTTCGATGGCGATGTGGATGGTGCTGGCGGTGGCGCCGGTCCAGGCGCTGGTGGGCGACATGCACGGCCTGAACACGTTGCAGCACCAGCCGGCCAAGATCGCCGCCATGGAAGGGCACTGGCAGAACGAGGGCGATGCGCCGCTGCCGCTGCTGCTGTTCGGCATCCCGTCGATGCGGGACGAGGAAACGAAGTATGCGGTCGGCATCCCGCGCGTGGGCAGCTGGATCCTCACGCACACCTGGGGCGGGCAGATCAAGGGGCTCAAGGCGTTTCCGAGACAGGACCGGCCGAATTCGCTGATCGTGTTCTGGAGCTTCCGCGCCATGGTCGGCCTCGGGCTGCTGATGATCGCGCTCGGGCTGTGGGGCGCCTGGTCGCGCTGGAAGGGGAGGCTGTATTCGTCGCGTCCGTTCCTGCGCATGGCCATGTGGATGGGGCCGGCGGGCTTGCTGGCGGTGCTGGCCGGCTGGATCACCACCGAGGTCGGGCGCCAGCCGTGGGTGGTGTACGGCGTGCTGCGCACGGCGGACGCGGTGTCGAAACACGGCGCGGCGCCGCTGGCGCTGACGCTCGGCCTGTTCGTCGTCGCCTACGTGTTCGTGTTCGGGGTCGGCATCGCCTACGTGCTGCGGCTGGTGCGCAAGGGCCCGCAGGCGTTCGACCTGAAGCGCGCCGCCCAGGGCGGACCGGGTCGCAAGAAGACGCCGGCCCGGCCGTTGTCGGTGGCCGAGCGCGGCGCGGCCGGCAAGGGCGGCGCCGACGACGACGTCGGCGATGACAGCGGCGATGGCAGCGGCAAGGGCGGCAAGGAGTGA
- a CDS encoding GNAT family N-acetyltransferase, with translation MLSQRTATGADLDALWDLRTRAVRISCATHYPSAVIAAWSAASPPPSLAQLTLAGSVLLMRRGERLAGFGALDLETGEVDALFVDPDCQGGGIGRALLDALEAMAREAGLARLFLSASLNGTPFYRRAGFTALREQWHEHHSGIVIRCVLMEKDLMIRIKPVI, from the coding sequence ATGCTCAGCCAGCGCACCGCGACCGGCGCCGATCTCGATGCCTTGTGGGACCTGCGCACGCGCGCGGTCCGCATCAGTTGCGCCACGCACTATCCGTCCGCCGTGATCGCCGCCTGGAGCGCGGCGTCGCCGCCGCCGAGCCTGGCGCAATTGACGCTTGCCGGCAGCGTGCTGCTGATGCGGCGCGGCGAGCGCCTGGCCGGCTTCGGCGCGCTCGACCTGGAGACCGGCGAAGTCGATGCCTTGTTCGTCGACCCCGACTGCCAGGGCGGCGGCATCGGCCGCGCCCTGCTGGACGCGCTGGAAGCGATGGCGCGCGAGGCCGGCCTGGCGCGTCTGTTCCTGTCGGCGTCGTTGAACGGGACGCCTTTCTATCGCCGCGCCGGATTTACGGCCTTGCGCGAGCAATGGCACGAGCACCATAGCGGAATCGTCATCAGATGTGTGCTGATGGAAAAAGATTTAATGATTCGTATAAAGCCTGTTATCTGA
- the fnr gene encoding fumarate/nitrate reduction transcriptional regulator Fnr yields MTHAASPAERSPVQTDTPLNVGALKVSCANCSMHQLCLPMGLEDADIDRLDKIIGRRRRLARDEHLYKAGDPFRSLYAVRFGHFKTYQINAAGEAQITGFQMAGELLGMDAISGDRHHCDAVALEDSEVCEIPFANLEEMFGQVPALLRHFHRMMSQEITREQNVMLLLGNMRAEQRFAVFLVNLGARYATRGYSATRFQLRMSREDIGNYLGLTIESISRLLSRFRKMGLLQVDKREVTLLEPARLKAMAAGTEQCSPMA; encoded by the coding sequence ATGACCCACGCCGCCTCCCCTGCCGAACGCTCGCCCGTCCAGACGGACACGCCGTTGAATGTCGGTGCGCTGAAGGTCAGTTGCGCCAACTGCAGCATGCACCAGCTGTGCCTGCCCATGGGCCTGGAAGACGCCGACATCGACCGCCTCGACAAGATCATCGGCCGCCGTCGCCGGCTGGCGCGCGACGAACATCTGTACAAGGCAGGCGACCCGTTCCGCAGCCTGTACGCGGTGCGTTTCGGCCACTTCAAGACCTACCAGATCAACGCCGCCGGCGAGGCGCAGATCACCGGCTTCCAGATGGCCGGCGAGCTGCTGGGCATGGACGCCATCAGCGGCGACCGCCACCATTGCGACGCGGTGGCGCTGGAAGACAGCGAAGTCTGCGAGATCCCGTTCGCCAACCTGGAAGAGATGTTCGGCCAGGTGCCGGCCCTGCTGCGCCACTTCCACCGCATGATGAGCCAGGAAATCACGCGCGAGCAGAACGTGATGCTCTTGCTCGGGAACATGCGCGCCGAGCAGCGCTTCGCCGTGTTCCTGGTGAACCTGGGGGCGCGCTACGCCACGCGCGGCTATTCGGCGACCCGCTTTCAATTGCGGATGTCGCGCGAGGACATCGGCAATTACCTCGGGCTGACCATCGAGAGCATCAGCCGGCTGCTGTCGCGCTTCAGGAAGATGGGACTGCTACAGGTGGACAAGCGCGAAGTCACCTTGCTGGAACCGGCGCGCCTGAAGGCGATGGCGGCCGGCACCGAGCAATGCAGTCCGATGGCCTAG
- the cydB gene encoding cytochrome d ubiquinol oxidase subunit II has product MDIDITTVWAAIIFFAVFMYVVLDGFDLGIGMLYPFVKGRRERDIMMNTVAPIWDGNETWLVLGGEGLLAAFPVAYSVILSGLYLPLIFMLIGLIFRGVAFEFRFKADDRERPVWDIAFTAGSTVAAFFQGVSLGTFLSGIPVHGQAYAGGPLDWLAPFPLAAGAGVVIAYTLLGATWLVMKTEGDLQARMVKLARPFALLLLAAIAAVSVWTPLAQSQVAARWFGWPNILFLAPVPLLVGGAFVWLLWSLKRDPHRKPFVAALALVLLGYTGMAISIWPYIVPQAITIWDAAAPPATQRFALVGTLIVLPLILAYTMWSYYVFRGKVADSEGYH; this is encoded by the coding sequence ATGGACATCGACATCACCACCGTCTGGGCCGCCATCATCTTCTTCGCCGTGTTCATGTACGTGGTGCTGGACGGCTTCGACCTCGGCATCGGCATGCTGTACCCGTTCGTCAAGGGCCGGCGCGAGCGCGACATCATGATGAACACCGTGGCCCCGATCTGGGATGGCAACGAGACCTGGCTGGTGCTGGGCGGGGAAGGGTTGCTGGCCGCGTTTCCGGTGGCGTACTCGGTGATCCTGTCGGGGCTGTACCTGCCGCTGATCTTCATGCTCATCGGCCTGATCTTCCGCGGCGTGGCCTTCGAATTCCGCTTCAAGGCCGACGACCGCGAGCGGCCGGTGTGGGACATCGCCTTCACCGCCGGCTCGACCGTGGCGGCGTTCTTCCAGGGCGTGTCGCTCGGGACCTTCCTGTCCGGGATACCGGTGCACGGGCAGGCCTACGCCGGTGGCCCGCTCGACTGGCTGGCGCCGTTTCCGCTGGCAGCCGGCGCCGGCGTGGTGATCGCCTACACGCTGCTGGGCGCCACCTGGTTGGTGATGAAGACCGAGGGCGACCTGCAGGCGCGCATGGTCAAGCTGGCGCGCCCGTTTGCCCTGCTGCTGCTGGCGGCGATCGCGGCGGTCAGCGTGTGGACGCCGCTGGCCCAGTCGCAGGTGGCCGCGCGCTGGTTCGGCTGGCCGAACATCCTGTTCCTGGCGCCGGTGCCGCTGCTGGTGGGCGGCGCCTTTGTCTGGCTGCTGTGGTCGCTCAAGCGCGATCCGCACCGCAAGCCCTTCGTCGCCGCGCTGGCGCTGGTGCTGCTGGGCTACACCGGCATGGCGATCAGCATCTGGCCCTACATCGTGCCGCAGGCAATCACGATCTGGGACGCCGCCGCGCCGCCGGCCACCCAGCGTTTCGCGCTGGTCGGCACGTTGATCGTGCTGCCGCTGATCCTGGCGTACACCATGTGGAGCTACTACGTCTTCCGCGGCAAGGTGGCCGACAGCGAGGGTTATCACTGA
- a CDS encoding TssQ family T6SS-associated lipoprotein: MTTSRALLRRLPLSLSLSSLLTLLPMFGGPAHAAQPVAGVVTDHPRAEEVLQRWRAQAGQPGNEAAREQTRAAAAVMLEGIRLYDNGDFQQAIARLARPELQAAPEAIRIEALKYTGFSYCVLQRLAECRQAFDRVLDIDPDYELGKGENGHPMWGPVFGQAKAARDQARTRASAAQQRERLRNVETWRTW; the protein is encoded by the coding sequence ATGACCACATCCCGCGCCCTGCTTCGCCGCCTGCCGCTATCGCTGTCGCTGTCGTCGCTGCTGACGCTGCTGCCGATGTTCGGCGGACCGGCGCATGCCGCCCAGCCGGTCGCCGGCGTGGTCACCGACCATCCGCGCGCCGAAGAGGTGCTGCAGCGCTGGCGTGCGCAGGCCGGCCAGCCGGGTAACGAGGCTGCGCGCGAGCAGACCCGTGCCGCCGCCGCCGTCATGCTGGAAGGCATCCGGCTGTACGACAACGGCGACTTCCAGCAGGCCATCGCCCGCCTGGCCCGGCCGGAACTGCAGGCCGCGCCCGAGGCCATCCGCATCGAGGCGCTGAAATACACCGGCTTCAGCTATTGCGTGCTGCAGCGTTTGGCGGAATGCCGCCAGGCCTTCGACCGGGTGCTCGACATCGATCCCGACTACGAACTCGGCAAGGGAGAAAACGGCCACCCGATGTGGGGACCGGTGTTCGGCCAGGCCAAGGCGGCGCGCGACCAGGCCCGCACGCGCGCCTCGGCGGCCCAGCAGCGCGAGCGCCTGCGCAACGTGGAAACCTGGCGCACCTGGTAG
- a CDS encoding phosphate ABC transporter substrate-binding protein produces MNVSIRTLCLGLGLALGLCAGAARAADLVVIVSARTPVTTLRADQVADIFLSQTNRFPDGSEAVAVDQNLGSPLRDEFYGKVARRSPALMKAYWTKLIFTGRGQPPAEVDGNAAMRKLVADTPGMIGYVERAALDPSVRAVLVVH; encoded by the coding sequence ATGAACGTCTCGATACGCACCCTCTGCCTGGGCCTCGGTCTCGCGCTGGGCTTGTGCGCCGGCGCCGCGCGCGCGGCCGACCTGGTGGTGATCGTCTCGGCGCGCACCCCGGTGACCACGCTGCGCGCCGACCAGGTCGCCGACATCTTCCTGTCGCAGACCAACCGCTTCCCGGACGGCAGCGAAGCGGTGGCGGTCGACCAGAACCTGGGCTCGCCGCTGCGCGACGAGTTCTACGGCAAGGTGGCGCGCCGTTCGCCGGCGCTGATGAAGGCCTACTGGACCAAGCTGATCTTCACCGGCCGCGGCCAGCCGCCGGCCGAGGTGGACGGCAATGCCGCCATGCGCAAGCTGGTCGCCGACACCCCGGGCATGATCGGCTACGTCGAGCGCGCCGCGCTGGACCCGAGCGTGCGCGCGGTGCTGGTCGTGCATTGA
- a CDS encoding TraR/DksA family transcriptional regulator: MPPISAELQDDIAKRLHQQHDDLLATIHGRTDGDPDEPPAIAPMAHMGQNDDAPAAEMLSHNEEHMAEHDSDQLAAVDAALSRLESGDYGTCVSCGCEIPEARLVATPTVQTCIPCQERIEREQGTGRGPSM; the protein is encoded by the coding sequence ATGCCCCCTATCTCCGCAGAACTTCAAGACGACATCGCCAAGCGCCTGCACCAGCAGCACGACGATCTGCTTGCCACCATCCACGGTCGCACCGACGGCGACCCGGACGAACCCCCGGCGATCGCGCCGATGGCGCACATGGGCCAGAACGACGACGCACCCGCCGCGGAGATGCTGAGCCATAACGAGGAACACATGGCCGAGCACGACAGCGACCAGCTGGCGGCGGTCGACGCCGCGCTGTCGCGCCTGGAATCGGGCGACTACGGCACCTGCGTCTCGTGCGGTTGCGAGATCCCGGAAGCGCGCCTGGTGGCGACGCCGACCGTGCAGACCTGCATTCCCTGCCAGGAGCGCATCGAGCGCGAACAGGGAACCGGGCGCGGGCCGTCGATGTAA
- a CDS encoding TorD/DmsD family molecular chaperone, translating into MPQRTSQVDADADPRADFYALLARLLLSAPSAALLAALGAAGPIVAAGEFALEQAWLQLTRDAAAADAAAVAVEFALLFADSDADSDADSDADSDADTGPPRLAPSARFYPDPGADDAAPARLRADLAGLGLARAPHAGALEDHLGMLCRAMALLAGAAQPSPAAQKRFFETWLRPWYAACLSDIAAAGGAVFYRSVAVFADAFLSIDAQAFALLDGDAGAAASGE; encoded by the coding sequence ATGCCGCAGCGGACCAGCCAAGTCGACGCCGATGCCGACCCGCGCGCCGATTTCTACGCCTTGCTCGCGCGCCTGCTGCTGTCGGCGCCGAGCGCGGCCTTGCTGGCCGCGCTCGGTGCGGCCGGCCCGATCGTCGCCGCCGGCGAGTTCGCCCTGGAGCAGGCCTGGCTGCAGCTGACGCGGGATGCCGCCGCCGCCGACGCCGCCGCCGTCGCCGTCGAATTCGCGCTGCTGTTCGCGGATTCCGACGCCGATTCCGACGCCGATTCCGACGCCGATTCCGACGCCGATACCGGCCCGCCGCGGCTGGCGCCGTCGGCCCGTTTCTACCCGGACCCCGGCGCGGACGATGCGGCGCCGGCGCGCCTGCGCGCCGACCTCGCCGGACTCGGGTTGGCGCGCGCGCCGCATGCGGGCGCCCTTGAGGACCACCTGGGCATGCTGTGCCGGGCGATGGCGCTGCTGGCCGGCGCCGCGCAGCCGTCCCCCGCGGCGCAGAAGCGCTTCTTCGAGACCTGGCTGCGGCCCTGGTACGCGGCCTGCCTGAGCGATATCGCCGCGGCCGGGGGCGCCGTTTTCTACCGCAGCGTGGCCGTGTTCGCCGACGCCTTCCTGTCGATCGACGCCCAGGCCTTCGCGCTGCTGGACGGGGACGCCGGCGCCGCTGCGTCCGGGGAGTGA
- a CDS encoding DUF2474 family protein, with product MDDVPVSPSWPRRIAWLVALWLGGVLALGAVALLLRVAMHAAGMR from the coding sequence ATGGATGACGTTCCCGTTTCCCCATCCTGGCCGCGGCGCATCGCCTGGCTGGTGGCGCTGTGGCTGGGCGGCGTGCTGGCGCTGGGCGCGGTGGCGCTGCTGCTGCGCGTGGCCATGCACGCGGCCGGCATGCGCTAG
- a CDS encoding DUF885 domain-containing protein — translation MPTMPFRLPRAAFAALAVPLTLGAALAAGPACAAVAPVQAAPSAQAAPSAQAAQAAAKPNRAFDAWSDRFAEDWVRHNPQLATSTQYFSGAEQDALDRQLTPLTDAQRKKTIALARTGVARLDRFLAGPLSEEQRTSAAVMRWSLANAVAAAPFEDHAFAFNQFGGVQVGLVNFMTNTHPLRRAGDVDSYLARLDQVGARIDEALARARAATKRGLIPPRFILERAQAQVDIFLKPDAANNVLVTSLAQRSEKLADLAPQARERAVADATRIVDARIIPAYRRVQAFMAELHPATSDAAGISRLPDGAAAYQQALRTYTSTTLTAAEIHAIGLREVARIEGEMDRHLRALGYAGGSVEERMKQLDASFQPKGEGDPRPVLLQQYAAMVKDAERRSDAVFNLKPRAPIEVRREPPLTEASAAAHYSLPAPDGSRPGIFWVPMRGPTFDMIRMRSLSYHEAVPGHHFQLAIQQEQTSLPKFRAQRIFGGGSAHSEGWALYAERLAVEQNWYAGDVPGLLGALGSELFRARRLVVDTGLHTKGWTRQQAIDYGIGAQEVERYVAWPGQANAYMIGMLRIVDLRAKAQRELGDRFSLPAFHDVVLRNGSVPLDVLGEVVDRWIAVQKRS, via the coding sequence ATGCCGACCATGCCATTCCGCCTGCCGCGCGCAGCCTTCGCCGCCCTGGCCGTTCCCCTCACGCTGGGCGCCGCGCTGGCGGCCGGTCCGGCCTGCGCCGCCGTTGCCCCCGTCCAGGCCGCGCCGTCCGCACAGGCCGCGCCATCCGCGCAAGCGGCGCAAGCCGCCGCCAAGCCCAACCGCGCCTTCGACGCCTGGTCCGACCGCTTCGCCGAGGACTGGGTGCGCCACAACCCGCAACTGGCCACCAGCACCCAGTATTTTTCCGGCGCCGAGCAGGACGCGCTCGACCGCCAATTGACGCCGCTTACCGACGCCCAGCGCAAGAAAACGATTGCGCTGGCCAGGACCGGCGTGGCGCGCCTGGACCGCTTCCTGGCCGGCCCGCTGAGCGAGGAACAGCGCACCTCGGCCGCGGTGATGCGCTGGTCGCTGGCGAATGCCGTCGCCGCCGCGCCGTTCGAAGACCACGCGTTCGCCTTCAACCAGTTCGGCGGCGTGCAGGTCGGCCTGGTCAATTTCATGACCAACACCCACCCGCTGCGCCGTGCGGGCGACGTCGACAGCTACCTGGCGCGCCTCGACCAGGTCGGCGCCCGCATCGACGAAGCGCTGGCGCGCGCCCGCGCCGCTACAAAGCGCGGCTTGATTCCGCCGCGCTTCATCCTGGAGCGCGCCCAGGCCCAGGTCGACATCTTCCTCAAGCCCGACGCCGCCAACAACGTGCTGGTCACTTCGCTGGCCCAGCGCAGCGAAAAACTGGCCGACCTGGCGCCGCAGGCGCGCGAGCGCGCCGTCGCCGACGCCACCCGCATCGTCGATGCCAGGATCATCCCGGCCTACCGCCGCGTGCAAGCCTTCATGGCCGAACTGCATCCGGCGACCTCCGACGCGGCCGGCATCTCGCGCCTTCCGGACGGCGCCGCGGCCTACCAGCAGGCGCTCAGGACCTACACGTCGACCACCCTCACGGCCGCCGAGATCCATGCCATCGGCCTGCGCGAGGTGGCGCGCATCGAAGGCGAGATGGACCGCCACCTGCGCGCGCTCGGCTACGCCGGCGGCAGCGTCGAGGAGCGCATGAAACAGCTGGACGCGAGTTTCCAGCCGAAAGGAGAAGGCGACCCGCGCCCGGTGCTGCTGCAGCAGTACGCGGCGATGGTCAAGGACGCCGAGCGCCGCAGCGACGCCGTCTTCAACCTGAAGCCGCGCGCGCCGATCGAGGTACGGCGCGAGCCGCCGCTGACCGAAGCCTCGGCCGCCGCCCATTACTCGCTGCCGGCGCCGGACGGCAGCCGTCCCGGCATCTTCTGGGTGCCGATGCGCGGCCCGACCTTCGACATGATCCGCATGCGCAGCCTGTCCTACCACGAGGCGGTGCCGGGTCACCACTTCCAGCTGGCGATCCAGCAGGAACAGACCAGCCTGCCGAAGTTCCGCGCCCAGCGCATCTTCGGCGGCGGCAGCGCCCACAGCGAAGGCTGGGCGCTGTATGCCGAGCGTCTGGCGGTGGAACAGAACTGGTACGCGGGCGACGTGCCCGGTTTGCTGGGCGCGCTCGGCTCCGAACTGTTCCGCGCGCGCCGCCTGGTGGTCGACACCGGCCTGCACACCAAGGGCTGGACCCGCCAGCAAGCGATCGACTATGGCATCGGCGCGCAGGAGGTCGAGCGCTACGTGGCCTGGCCGGGGCAGGCCAACGCCTACATGATCGGCATGCTGCGCATCGTCGACCTGCGCGCGAAAGCACAGCGCGAACTGGGCGACAGGTTCTCGCTGCCGGCCTTCCACGACGTGGTGCTGCGCAACGGTTCGGTGCCGCTGGATGTGCTGGGGGAAGTCGTCGACCGCTGGATCGCGGTGCAGAAGAGGTCGTAA